In Paenibacillus algicola, a genomic segment contains:
- the tatC gene encoding twin-arginine translocase subunit TatC yields MDVQQAMSLGSHLAELRKRIIAVAVVFAGAMIAGLLAAPGCLAFMKLHSPAFQVTWNVFSPWDGLRIYMGIALVLSLIVALPFTLYQLWLFVKDGLQPVEQKAALKFIPFSALCFILGLAFAYFVVFPMSLAFTTKVNTEMELVETYGVAAYFGFMFNIIVPLALAFELPAVVLFLTRIGLLNPALLHSMRRYAYLLLVIISALISPPDLISHLMVAVPMIALYEGSVLLAGWMHRRELPRTDKTGLRHTA; encoded by the coding sequence ATGGATGTACAGCAAGCCATGAGTCTTGGCAGCCACCTTGCCGAGCTTCGCAAAAGGATCATCGCAGTGGCCGTTGTATTTGCGGGCGCTATGATCGCCGGGCTGCTTGCTGCTCCCGGGTGTCTGGCCTTTATGAAGCTGCATTCCCCCGCCTTTCAGGTCACCTGGAATGTATTCTCGCCTTGGGACGGACTACGCATCTATATGGGCATTGCCTTGGTGCTCTCGCTCATTGTAGCCCTTCCCTTCACGCTGTATCAGCTCTGGCTGTTCGTCAAGGACGGACTGCAGCCGGTGGAGCAGAAGGCGGCCCTGAAGTTCATTCCCTTCTCGGCTCTCTGCTTCATTCTTGGCCTGGCCTTCGCGTATTTTGTCGTGTTCCCTATGAGCCTGGCCTTCACGACGAAGGTGAATACGGAGATGGAGCTTGTCGAGACGTATGGTGTCGCTGCTTATTTCGGCTTTATGTTCAACATCATCGTGCCTCTAGCTCTGGCATTCGAGCTTCCCGCCGTGGTCCTCTTCCTGACCCGGATCGGCCTGCTCAACCCGGCACTGCTGCATTCAATGCGGCGCTATGCCTATCTGCTGCTTGTGATCATTTCCGCACTGATCTCGCCTCCGGACCTTATCTCCCATCTGATGGTCGCCGTGCCGATGATTGCTCTCTACGAGGGAAGCGTCCTTCTGGCGGGCTGGATGCATCGGCGGGAGCTGCCCCGCACAGACAAAACCGGACTTCGGCATACTGCCTAA
- a CDS encoding MerR family transcriptional regulator, producing the protein MENKVMSIGVVRELTGLTERQIRYYEQRKLIFPERTKGGNRRYSFEDVNKLIYIHQKMQEGFNTVELREPPKPRRRGCAPA; encoded by the coding sequence GTGGAGAACAAAGTCATGAGTATAGGTGTCGTTCGCGAGCTTACCGGCCTTACCGAGAGACAAATTCGGTATTATGAGCAGAGAAAGCTTATTTTTCCGGAAAGAACGAAGGGAGGCAACCGCAGATACTCGTTTGAGGACGTAAACAAGCTGATCTACATTCATCAGAAGATGCAGGAGGGATTTAATACGGTCGAGCTCCGGGAACCACCTAAACCGCGCCGGCGGGGCTGTGCCCCCGCTTGA
- a CDS encoding flavin monoamine oxidase family protein, whose translation MAVQDKPEEMTRRQFLTAVGKVGGSAAVFSLMGTMGLLAPQTLKAAEYVPPGVNDLKLSGRKGQKVIILGAGIAGLTAAYELGLAGYDCTILEAKEFAGGRCWTVRKGTSVAEIGTVRQTARFDQGLYFNAGPMRIPQFHVTMDYCRKFGIAVEPFNNVNESGFYYNENVGALSNRRVPKRAAKADVRGYTAEMLAKAVHQNRLDLPLTAEEKSKLVDYLRAEGDLSPDLFYKGSSRGGYKEEPGGALDGGVRRDPFDLKSIIDSGFGRYFSNEYSYDQQMMMFHPVGGMDKIVDAFVKRVGNNIIRYRTEVKRISQSEDGVKIVYSSPGSGGEKEITGDYCICTIPLSVLKHIPADFSPEMSKAIASTNYASAGKIGLQFQRRFWEEDDQLYGGNSLTNMDITQIYYPPNDYFSKKGVVLGYYAFGGNADKLGRMSFLERERHALAQGGKIHPQYAKEFESSFSIDWKKTKFQEGGWASYSANDRKSFYPILCKPDRRIYLAGEHLSYMTGWQSGAIESAQIVVKELHERVMKA comes from the coding sequence ATGGCAGTTCAGGATAAACCGGAGGAGATGACGCGGAGGCAATTTCTAACGGCTGTCGGCAAGGTGGGAGGCTCGGCTGCGGTATTTAGCTTAATGGGAACGATGGGGCTGCTGGCCCCACAAACGCTGAAAGCGGCTGAATATGTGCCCCCGGGCGTCAACGACTTAAAGCTTAGTGGCCGGAAAGGCCAGAAGGTTATCATTCTGGGAGCCGGTATTGCCGGACTCACCGCTGCCTATGAGCTGGGGCTGGCCGGCTATGACTGTACTATCCTGGAGGCGAAGGAGTTTGCAGGAGGACGGTGCTGGACGGTTCGTAAAGGGACCTCGGTGGCGGAGATCGGCACCGTACGGCAGACCGCGCGCTTTGATCAAGGGCTTTACTTCAACGCGGGTCCAATGAGGATTCCTCAATTTCATGTTACGATGGACTATTGCCGTAAATTCGGAATTGCCGTGGAGCCGTTTAACAATGTAAACGAAAGCGGGTTCTACTACAACGAGAATGTGGGGGCCTTGTCCAACCGCCGGGTGCCGAAGAGAGCAGCCAAAGCCGACGTGCGCGGCTATACGGCGGAAATGCTCGCCAAAGCAGTCCATCAGAACCGGCTCGACCTGCCGCTTACCGCCGAGGAGAAAAGCAAGCTGGTTGACTATTTGCGGGCAGAGGGGGATCTGAGTCCGGATCTGTTCTACAAGGGCTCTTCACGCGGAGGCTACAAAGAGGAGCCGGGCGGGGCCTTGGACGGCGGGGTGCGCCGGGACCCTTTTGATCTGAAATCGATTATTGATTCCGGCTTCGGCAGGTATTTCAGCAATGAGTACAGCTATGACCAGCAGATGATGATGTTCCATCCTGTTGGCGGTATGGACAAAATCGTGGATGCCTTCGTTAAAAGAGTCGGGAATAATATCATCCGCTACCGCACGGAGGTTAAAAGAATCTCGCAATCAGAGGATGGCGTTAAGATCGTGTATAGCAGCCCTGGCAGCGGAGGGGAGAAGGAGATCACCGGCGATTACTGTATTTGTACGATTCCGCTGAGTGTGCTGAAGCATATACCGGCTGATTTTTCCCCGGAGATGTCGAAGGCGATTGCCAGCACGAATTACGCTTCTGCTGGAAAGATTGGACTCCAGTTTCAACGGCGCTTCTGGGAAGAGGACGACCAGCTTTATGGAGGGAACTCGCTCACGAACATGGACATCACCCAAATCTATTATCCGCCGAACGATTATTTTTCCAAAAAAGGGGTGGTGCTGGGCTACTATGCCTTTGGCGGCAACGCCGATAAGCTGGGCCGGATGTCATTCTTGGAGAGAGAGCGCCACGCGCTTGCCCAAGGCGGTAAAATTCATCCCCAGTATGCCAAGGAGTTCGAGTCATCCTTCTCGATTGATTGGAAAAAAACAAAATTCCAGGAAGGCGGATGGGCCTCATACAGTGCCAATGACCGCAAATCCTTTTACCCGATCTTATGCAAGCCGGATCGCCGCATCTATCTTGCCGGAGAGCATCTCAGCTATATGACAGGCTGGCAGTCCGGAGCGATCGAATCCGCCCAGATTGTCGTCAAGGAGCTGCATGAGCGGGTGATGAAGGCTTAA
- a CDS encoding RidA family protein yields the protein MKTKMKLDQKLKYAAAMALLFSLAGATVYAADKPAETPVIQAIKVSAGPGFYGSPSSSISSGVIVPQGYSTLYTSGTVPPLLNKEGKTVYERYGDTKTQGIGVLKAIEKQLQEQGLGMKDVVYLRVYITPDAAKDDAFDYKGWFDAYAEFFNTESNPVKPARSTVGVASLVSPDWLIEIEAVAVYPKVR from the coding sequence ATGAAAACAAAAATGAAGCTGGATCAAAAGCTGAAGTATGCAGCGGCCATGGCCCTGCTCTTCAGCCTCGCAGGAGCCACGGTGTATGCCGCCGATAAACCAGCCGAGACTCCGGTCATTCAGGCCATTAAGGTTTCGGCAGGTCCCGGATTTTATGGAAGTCCCTCCTCATCCATTTCCAGTGGTGTGATCGTGCCGCAAGGCTACTCTACGCTGTATACCAGCGGCACCGTGCCGCCGCTGCTGAACAAGGAAGGAAAGACGGTATATGAGCGCTACGGAGATACAAAGACTCAGGGAATCGGGGTATTGAAGGCCATTGAGAAGCAGCTGCAGGAGCAGGGGCTGGGCATGAAGGATGTGGTATATCTGCGGGTATACATTACGCCGGATGCTGCGAAGGACGATGCGTTTGATTACAAGGGCTGGTTTGATGCCTATGCCGAGTTCTTTAACACCGAGTCCAATCCGGTGAAGCCTGCCCGCTCAACCGTGGGTGTAGCCAGTCTGGTCAGTCCGGATTGGCTGATCGAAATCGAAGCCGTCGCTGTGTATCCCAAAGTCAGGTGA
- a CDS encoding twin-arginine translocase TatA/TatE family subunit translates to MFQNVGFAGVMMVLIVVLILFGPSKLPELGRAVGRTLFEFKSSARELVGDDRKEEEEKSGLLKSKD, encoded by the coding sequence ATGTTTCAAAATGTTGGCTTTGCCGGCGTGATGATGGTGCTGATTGTGGTGCTAATTCTGTTCGGTCCGTCGAAGCTGCCGGAGCTGGGAAGAGCCGTGGGCCGGACCTTGTTTGAATTCAAATCCTCGGCCCGGGAGCTGGTCGGCGATGACCGTAAGGAAGAAGAGGAAAAGAGCGGGCTGCTGAAATCCAAGGACTGA